In Lycium ferocissimum isolate CSIRO_LF1 unplaced genomic scaffold, AGI_CSIRO_Lferr_CH_V1 ctg15126, whole genome shotgun sequence, a single window of DNA contains:
- the LOC132042411 gene encoding probable arabinosyltransferase ARAD1, with the protein MSLFLEKNMLASRFLSCLIAISVFVLIVSSLSLLQFADNSFIPRSVFRLILVNSTSLYPTSSVTSGESKTPFLPLETFIEEKVQRQEIACQTSSSSNSSGGVGVIKVACDKKQAILRVYMYDLLPEFHFGLLGWKGNGNEMWPNVGQVPSYPGGLNLQHSIEYWLTLDLLSSNTPNITRPCTAIRVHNSSEADVFFVPFFSSLSYNRHSKPHGKEKVSLNRILQDRVVEFLRSRDEWNLNGGANHLIVAHHPNSMLVARKKLGSAMFVLADFGRYRAETANIEKDVIAPYKHMVRTLDADNSPSFVQRDILVYFQGAIYRKDGGTIRQELYYLLKDEKDVHFTFGSIKSNGVREAGRGMASSKFCLNIAGDTPSSNRLFDAIASHCIPVIISDDIELPFEDVLDYSKFCIFVRSSDAVRKGYLLNLLRRIKEDQWIKMWQRLKELTKHFEYQYPSQPNDAVDMIWQAIARKLSFIQLKAHRNKRYRSLQLFIKDR; encoded by the exons AtgtctttgtttcttgaaaagaaCATGCTAGCATCCAGGTTTTTATCATGTCTCATAGCCATTTCGGTTTTCGTTTTGATCGTTTCTTCGTTGTCCCTTCTTCAATTTGCTGACAATTCTTTCATACCAAGATCAGTATTTAGGTTAATTCTTGTTAATAGTACTTCCCTTTACCCAACCTCAAGTGTCACAAGTGGAGAATCTAAAACCCCTTTCTTGCCTCTTGAAACTTTTATTGAAGAAAAAGTGCAACGCCAAGAGATAGCATGTCAAACATCCAGTTCCAGCAACAGTTCTGGTGGAGTAGGAGTTATTAAAGTAGCTTGTGACAAAAAACAAGCAATTCTTAGAGTGTATATGTATGACTTACTACCTGAATTTCACTTTGGGCTATTAGGTTGGAAAGGAAATGGGAATGAAATGTGGCCTAATGTTGGTCAAGTACCCTCATACCCTGGGGGCTTAAATTTACAGCATAGCATTGAATATTGGCTTACCCTTGACCTTCTATCGTCGAATACACCAAATATTACTAGACCATGCACTGCTATTCGAGTGCACAATTCAAGTGAGGCCGATGTATTTTTTGTTCCGTTCTTTTCGTCTTTGAGTTACAATAGGCATTCTAAGCCTCATGGGAAGGAAAAGGTCAGTCTAAATAGGATACTGCAAGATAGAGTGGTGGAGTTTTTAAGAAGTAGAGATGAGTGGAACCTAAATGGTGGGGCGAATCATCTGATCGTTGCTCACCATCCTAATAGCATGTTGGTTGCAAGAAAGAAGTTGGGCTCTGCAATGTTTGTGCTTGCAGATTTTGGAAGGTACCGAGCTGAAACAGCAAACATTGAAAAGGATGTGATTGCTCCTTACAAACATATGGTCAGGACATTAGATGCTGATAACTCCCCCTCTTTTGTGCAACGTGATATATTGGTTTATTTCCAGGGGGCAATTTATAGGAAAGAT GGTGGAACAATCCGTCAAGAATTATACTACCTTCTAAAGGATGAAAAAGATGTACACTTCACTTTTGGAAGCATCAAATCAAATGGTGTTAGGGAGGCTGGGCGAGGAATGGCCTCTTCCAAATTCTGCCTGAATATTGCTGGAGACACCCCCTCTTCCAATCGCTTATTTGATGCCATTGCTAGTCATTGTATTCCTGTAATAATTAGTGATGATATTGAGCTACCATTTGAAGATGTTCTCGATTATTCCAAGTTCTGCATTTTTGTCCGTTCTTCAGATGCTGTGAGGAAGGGGTATCTTCTGAATCTCCTTAGAAGAATCAAGGAGGATCAGTGGATCAAAATGTGGCAAAGGCTGAAGGAGCTCACGAAACATTTTGAGTaccaatatccatcccaacctAATGATGCTGTGGATATGATTTGGCAGGCAATTGCAAGGAAGTTGTCGTTTATACAACTGAAGGCTCATCGCAACAAGAGATACCGTAGTTTACAGCTCTTCATCAAAGACCGCTAG